The following nucleotide sequence is from Manis pentadactyla isolate mManPen7 chromosome 13, mManPen7.hap1, whole genome shotgun sequence.
GTAAGCATCAATTAATACAGTGAGAATTTAGGGTTTTAGCCTAAGAAATATATCTCAGAGACAGATGTCTATTAGTGTCATAACCAGCAATGTTACCCGTGCTTCTTAGGGACATGTCTACAATTTGAGCACTTTGCCAACGTGGGCCATGATAAGATATTACactctgaaaataataaaaccagcTATTGAACAATTACTCAGGACTGTATTGTGGCCAGTGCCCAGGTTGCAACATTGATCAGTTAAGTCAGATACTCTGTGGGTGAAACCCAAGCATCAATTCTTTTTGAAGGCACCAGGCTATTAGAGTATAGAGTCAAATGCAAAAGCACTGTCTCAAggcaagtgagaaaaaaaatactcCACATGCTTAATGACAACTCACCTTTATAGGAACTgactgaaaaatatttgtaaatatttattatccCATGTTACGTTTACATTCATTTTTGGAATTCATATTACTGACTTGTTCAGCTTTCAGATACAAAACTTGACTTGGCAATTAACGATACAGGTGTAACTGCCATATTATCCTGACACTGCAACAATTTGAGACAGCTATTTATACATGCATATTGAATGACTACTTAGGAATTGCATGggtgaaagaaaaggaaactttaTTTCTGAATCAAAAGGAATCtccaaaaattctgaaatatacTGCTTGTTACCTACAGGGCAGAGTTCTCTAATATTAGCTTCATCAGCATCACCAAGAGAGAGTTAAGCCCAGACTGGTGGGCCCCAACCCTAGGGATTCTGACTTGGTAGGTCCTGGGTGAAGTCTGAGATTTGCATCTCTAAAATCTCCAGGTAAAGcagatgctgctggtccagggactgcATGTTCAAAACCACGACTGTAGGATATCTGAGAAAAATTACAATGGAAAAAGCTCCAGATCATGACCCCTTTCTCCTCTTACCATGATCTTTGAAATAGACAGGGGCGGGCTGGCTTTCCTCCCGACAGAGCAGGATGAGGGATGGACGCTTCAGCAAAGAGCCCAGAATTGCTGACCTGGTCCCAAATGCTCAAAACCAGCTTCGCCAAGCACATCAAGGGGCCATCTTTCATGGgatcctcctctctcctccccacaggctcccaaaccaagaaagcAGATGGCTGCACAGAATCACTCGGCAGTGACAGAGTTCGTCCTGGGGGGACTAACGAGCAGAGCAGAGCTCCAGcggcccctcttcctcctcttccttgccATCTACTCGGTCACCGTGGTCGGGAACCTGGGCATGTTCACACTGATCTGGCTGAGTGCTCAGctgcacacccccatgtactacTTCCTCAGCAACCTGTCCCTCGTGGACCTCTGCTACTCCTCTGTCATTACCCCTAAAATGCTGGTGAACTTTGTGTCAGAGAAGAACACCATCTCCTATGCGGGGTGCATGTCACAGCTCTACTTCTTCCTTGTGTTTGTCATTGCTGAGTGTTACATGCTGaccgtgatggcctatgaccgctatgtcgcCATCTGCAGACCTTTGCTTTACAACATCATCATGTCTCCTCAACTCTGTTCACTGCTGGTGGCTGTGGTCTATGTCATGGGGCTCATTGGTTCAACAGTAGAGACTGTCATGATGATGAAACTGCCCTACTGTGAGTTCCTCATCAGTCATTACTTCTGTGACATCCTCCCCCTCATGAAGCTGTCCTGCTCCAGCACCTATGATGTTGAGATGATAGTCTTCTGTTTGGCTGGATTCAACATTGTAGTCACCAGTTTAACAGTCCTGGTGTCCTACGCCTACATTCTCTCCAGCATCCTCCGCATCAGCACCACAGAGGGCAGCTCCAAAGCCTTCAGCACCTGCAGCTCCCACCTGGCAGCGGTGGGCTTGTTCTATGGGTCCACTGCATTCATGTACTTAAAGCCCTCCACAGCCAACTCCCTGGCCCAGGAGAATGTGGCCTCCGTGTTCTATACCACAGTCATCCCCATGCTCAACCCCCTTATCTACAGCATGAGGAATAAGGAGGTAAAGGCTGCCAtgcacaaaacactgaagagaaAAGCATTTTAAGGCAAATGTTAATATTCATCTCCATGTTAAAAgttggctgttataaatacagAAGAGAAGCCCACTGCATGCTCGCCCATTGTACCACAATGAGAAACAATCATTTCTCTATATTGCTGGGAAAatgcttccttccc
It contains:
- the LOC118934628 gene encoding olfactory receptor 151, which translates into the protein MAAQNHSAVTEFVLGGLTSRAELQRPLFLLFLAIYSVTVVGNLGMFTLIWLSAQLHTPMYYFLSNLSLVDLCYSSVITPKMLVNFVSEKNTISYAGCMSQLYFFLVFVIAECYMLTVMAYDRYVAICRPLLYNIIMSPQLCSLLVAVVYVMGLIGSTVETVMMMKLPYCEFLISHYFCDILPLMKLSCSSTYDVEMIVFCLAGFNIVVTSLTVLVSYAYILSSILRISTTEGSSKAFSTCSSHLAAVGLFYGSTAFMYLKPSTANSLAQENVASVFYTTVIPMLNPLIYSMRNKEVKAAMHKTLKRKAF